A genomic segment from Moorena sp. SIOASIH encodes:
- a CDS encoding efflux RND transporter permease subunit, whose translation MSSLLYRNIRLLILTIFLILVLGFSSLGILPRMEDPQLSQWLGKITTSFPGASAERVESLVTDKLEQELFKIEEIKTITSTSRFGSSTVVIKLKDTVEDFDKVWSRVRDRIADVTPQLPPGALTPKYEEINQRAYTLIVALTWDLETPANYAILSRIAEELKDELRTKGGTEEIEFFGAPSEEIVVEINQADLAALGITPQELSEQIRISDAKVSSGTLRSTNNNLLIEVETELDSLERIRQIPIGLGNNSGQLARLGDIANVKKGIQEPPGELAIINGKPGIALAVRIEPSIRIDRWMKRTRQTLEEFRQSSPSGIDLQLLLDQNRYVDSRLNGLFQNLILGSLCVVTSTAFLMGWKAAIVVGSAIPLSVLMVFGGMRVLGIPLHQISITGLVIALGMLIDNAIVVVDEMENLLRQGLPPQKAIAKTVKYLAIPLLASTLTTVLTFLPIALLPGDTGEFVGTISFSVILALLSSLLLSLTVIPALNGRMQVLNYERGTKNDQLTFQGWWNTGFSIPRLTKVYRHTLASILARPVVGVVLALILPVTGFMMAGTLQEQFFPPADRDQFHIELELSSSASLEQNQSVVEGATEVILNHPEVVNVHWFLGTYAPKFYYNLSTRGNKGGMPNYAAAMVQLTSATKSRQLIQNLQKELDLVIPEARVLVKQLEQGPPFAPIELRIIGPNLNILKQLGNQVREELVGVANITHTRTSLGEALPKLALSLDEEQARLTGLNNTQIAQQLNGNLEGTLGGSILEGTEELPVRVRLGKRVRGNLDQIATLDLLPTTIPSNQNPPTVPLSALGQIELVPELATITRRNGQRVNTVQGFITAGVLPSTVLADFKQRLETSDFQLPPGYSLQWGGESAERNEAVGNLLSTVGVLLVLMVATLVLSFGSFRSAGIIALVGIGSIGLALASLWMFDYPLGFMAILGTVGLVGVAINDSIVVLAALRSDSMARQGNRKAMVEVIVLSTRHVLTTTITTVAGFVPLLLDGGQFWPPLAICIAGGVGGATLLALLFVPCAYLLLFRRRPRVRDRQYRTLTIEHFNANSTPTVGGHYYE comes from the coding sequence ATGTCAAGCCTATTATACCGCAATATAAGACTGCTAATTCTGACTATATTCCTCATTCTAGTCTTGGGATTTTCCTCCTTAGGTATCCTGCCCCGCATGGAAGATCCCCAGCTCAGTCAGTGGTTAGGCAAAATCACCACCAGTTTTCCTGGAGCCAGTGCCGAACGGGTAGAATCTCTAGTGACGGACAAATTAGAACAAGAATTATTTAAGATTGAAGAGATTAAAACTATCACATCCACCTCACGCTTTGGCAGCTCTACAGTAGTTATCAAACTCAAAGATACTGTTGAGGATTTTGACAAAGTTTGGTCTCGCGTGCGCGATCGCATCGCCGATGTTACCCCACAACTCCCTCCAGGAGCTCTAACACCAAAATACGAAGAGATTAATCAAAGGGCATATACACTGATTGTTGCACTCACCTGGGATTTAGAAACACCAGCTAACTATGCTATTTTGAGCAGAATAGCAGAAGAACTCAAAGATGAACTACGCACCAAAGGAGGTACAGAAGAAATCGAGTTTTTTGGTGCTCCATCGGAAGAGATTGTTGTCGAAATCAACCAGGCTGACCTAGCGGCTTTAGGTATTACCCCCCAAGAACTTTCCGAGCAAATCCGCATCAGCGATGCTAAGGTCTCCTCAGGAACACTCCGTAGCACCAACAATAACCTGTTAATTGAAGTAGAAACAGAGCTAGATTCTCTAGAGCGCATCCGACAAATTCCTATTGGTCTGGGCAACAACTCAGGACAGTTAGCTCGCCTGGGAGATATTGCCAATGTCAAAAAAGGTATACAAGAGCCCCCTGGGGAGCTAGCCATCATCAATGGCAAACCAGGAATCGCCTTAGCCGTTCGCATAGAACCTAGTATACGCATTGATCGTTGGATGAAAAGGACTCGCCAAACCCTAGAAGAGTTCCGCCAGAGTAGCCCCAGTGGCATTGACTTACAACTGCTGCTAGACCAAAACCGTTATGTAGACAGCCGATTGAATGGCTTGTTCCAAAACCTGATCCTCGGTTCCTTGTGTGTTGTTACCAGTACGGCCTTCCTCATGGGATGGAAAGCTGCCATAGTAGTCGGTTCAGCAATTCCCCTCTCAGTCCTGATGGTGTTTGGAGGGATGAGAGTACTGGGAATTCCCCTGCATCAGATATCAATCACCGGACTAGTAATTGCTCTAGGGATGTTGATCGATAACGCCATTGTCGTTGTCGATGAAATGGAAAACCTACTCAGACAGGGTCTCCCACCCCAAAAGGCAATAGCCAAAACTGTCAAGTACTTAGCCATACCCCTATTGGCATCCACCCTGACCACAGTGTTGACCTTTCTCCCGATTGCTCTTCTTCCTGGGGATACAGGGGAATTTGTAGGGACAATTTCTTTTAGTGTGATCCTTGCTCTGCTCAGTTCCCTATTGTTATCTTTAACAGTCATCCCCGCTCTCAATGGCAGGATGCAGGTTCTAAATTATGAACGAGGAACGAAAAACGATCAATTAACCTTCCAGGGCTGGTGGAATACAGGCTTTTCTATACCCAGGTTAACTAAAGTTTATCGTCATACCCTGGCTTCTATCTTGGCACGCCCTGTAGTGGGAGTGGTGCTAGCTCTGATTTTACCAGTCACAGGCTTTATGATGGCTGGAACTCTCCAAGAGCAGTTCTTCCCTCCGGCAGATCGAGATCAATTCCACATCGAGTTGGAACTTTCCTCATCCGCATCCTTAGAACAAAACCAATCTGTTGTTGAAGGAGCAACTGAGGTGATTTTGAACCACCCCGAAGTGGTTAACGTTCATTGGTTTTTAGGAACATATGCCCCTAAATTCTACTACAATCTAAGCACCAGGGGGAACAAGGGTGGAATGCCCAATTATGCTGCTGCCATGGTTCAACTGACCTCAGCCACCAAGAGCCGCCAGTTGATTCAAAACCTACAAAAAGAACTAGACCTTGTTATCCCAGAAGCCCGAGTCTTAGTCAAACAACTGGAACAGGGACCACCATTTGCCCCCATTGAATTACGTATCATAGGCCCTAACCTAAATATCTTAAAACAATTAGGAAACCAGGTCCGGGAAGAACTGGTTGGTGTAGCCAACATCACCCACACCCGCACCAGTTTAGGGGAAGCCCTACCCAAACTCGCCCTATCCTTAGACGAAGAACAAGCCCGACTCACCGGATTGAACAACACCCAGATTGCCCAGCAACTCAATGGTAACCTGGAAGGAACACTCGGTGGCTCTATCCTAGAGGGTACCGAAGAACTCCCAGTGCGCGTTCGCCTAGGCAAACGCGTACGCGGCAACCTCGACCAAATTGCCACCCTCGACCTGCTGCCAACCACCATCCCATCGAATCAAAATCCCCCGACCGTTCCCCTCTCTGCCCTTGGTCAAATCGAACTGGTTCCCGAACTAGCCACCATTACCCGACGCAATGGCCAACGGGTCAACACAGTCCAAGGCTTCATCACGGCAGGAGTCCTACCGTCAACGGTGTTAGCAGACTTCAAACAGCGCCTAGAAACCAGTGACTTCCAACTGCCCCCAGGCTATTCTCTGCAGTGGGGAGGAGAATCCGCCGAACGCAATGAAGCCGTAGGCAACCTGTTGTCCACCGTCGGTGTGCTGCTAGTCTTAATGGTTGCCACCCTAGTCCTGTCTTTTGGGTCTTTCCGGTCTGCCGGGATCATTGCTCTAGTGGGTATTGGTTCCATTGGTCTGGCACTTGCTTCCTTGTGGATGTTTGACTATCCCTTGGGTTTCATGGCTATCCTCGGCACCGTTGGTCTAGTGGGTGTGGCGATTAACGACTCTATCGTCGTCCTAGCTGCCCTCCGGTCTGACTCAATGGCTCGTCAAGGAAACCGAAAAGCCATGGTAGAGGTAATTGTTCTTTCCACTCGCCACGTCCTCACCACCACCATCACTACAGTAGCTGGTTTCGTACCCCTGTTGCTTGATGGTGGTCAGTTTTGGCCCCCTCTTGCTATCTGTATTGCTGGTGGCGTAGGCGGTGCTACTCTCCTAGCTCTGTTGTTCGTGCCTTGTGCTTACTTGCTGCTTTTCCGTCGTCGTCCGAGAGTGAGGGACAGGCAATATCGAACTCTGACCATAGAACATTTCAATGCCAATAGCACGCCTACTGTCGGGGGTCATTACTATGAATAA
- a CDS encoding NB-ARC domain-containing protein: protein MDIDKFLTQLNNLLIAKGEKELSPRDQKIIQDSWAGKTYEDMNIPGYTTDYIKKMAAPSLWKKLSNLTGQRVTKKNLRLVLESLSKPSSSIPEPTESSPLLKLDLSDAPYVSDFYGRTNELAQLEQWIVTDHSPLVAIFGITGIGKTALSVKLVEQIKDQFEYVIWRSLKDTPSVEEVLSDLIQFFSNHQENPSSTTLNNLLSRLMYYLNQHRCLVVLDEVEAIMDAGESSGIYKEGYQDYRKLLQCIGEKRHQSCLLLTSQEPPQEVKELVIRQGRIREFQLKGLKKEDAKALLSKDGISKSLHGVGQLIDSYKGHPLALKIAVRTIQNCHNGKISDFLKGSLFIGDVLINMFDKQFSLLSDFDQELMNHLAMATEPVSTQYLLAQFSSYPNRASSEIKTSINNLLQRSLIEKTSQDIGEVFFNVEPVIKNYLNKRLY from the coding sequence ATGGATATTGACAAATTCCTAACCCAATTAAATAATTTGCTGATTGCCAAGGGAGAAAAAGAGCTGTCTCCTCGTGATCAGAAGATAATCCAAGATTCTTGGGCAGGTAAAACCTACGAGGACATGAATATTCCTGGATACACCACGGATTATATTAAGAAGATGGCTGCTCCTTCCTTATGGAAGAAACTGTCAAACCTAACAGGACAACGTGTCACCAAAAAAAATCTTCGGCTAGTTCTCGAGTCATTATCAAAACCGTCAAGCTCTATTCCTGAGCCGACCGAAAGTAGTCCCCTCTTAAAACTCGATTTAAGTGACGCACCCTATGTATCCGATTTCTACGGACGCACCAACGAACTGGCTCAGCTAGAGCAATGGATTGTCACAGATCACTCTCCATTGGTGGCTATTTTTGGCATTACTGGCATTGGCAAAACTGCCTTGTCAGTGAAGCTAGTTGAACAGATTAAAGATCAGTTTGAGTATGTGATTTGGCGATCTCTTAAGGATACTCCATCTGTTGAAGAAGTTCTGAGTGACCTGATCCAATTCTTTTCCAACCATCAGGAAAACCCTTCATCAACAACTCTAAATAACCTGCTATCGCGACTAATGTATTACCTCAACCAGCATCGTTGTTTGGTAGTTCTTGATGAAGTAGAAGCGATCATGGATGCTGGTGAATCCTCTGGAATTTACAAAGAGGGCTACCAGGACTATAGAAAATTACTGCAATGTATTGGGGAAAAACGCCATCAAAGCTGCTTGTTGTTGACCAGTCAAGAACCTCCCCAGGAAGTTAAGGAACTAGTAATCAGGCAAGGAAGAATTCGGGAATTCCAACTCAAAGGCTTGAAAAAGGAAGACGCTAAAGCACTCTTGTCAAAGGACGGTATTTCTAAATCTTTGCATGGAGTGGGACAATTAATTGATAGCTACAAAGGTCATCCCTTAGCCTTAAAGATTGCGGTTAGGACGATCCAAAACTGCCATAATGGTAAAATTTCGGATTTTCTCAAAGGCTCATTATTTATTGGTGATGTTTTAATCAATATGTTCGACAAGCAATTTTCTCTATTATCAGATTTCGATCAAGAGCTAATGAACCATTTAGCCATGGCTACCGAGCCAGTTTCAACTCAATACTTGCTAGCTCAATTTTCTTCATATCCCAACAGAGCGAGTTCAGAAATAAAGACATCTATAAATAATTTGTTACAACGTTCACTTATTGAGAAAACTTCTCAGGATATTGGGGAAGTCTTTTTTAATGTAGAGCCTGTAATTAAAAACTATCTTAACAAACGTTTGTACTAG
- a CDS encoding serine/threonine-protein kinase — MFQQEVEVLKQLNHPGIPRVEPDSYFRFVPNKNNQDDFLHCLVMEKIDGLTLEDWLRQNNQLITEAQAIDWLKQLIVILNEIHPKYLHRDIKPDNIMVRPNGQLVLIDFGAVKALTQKYIIQQQQITSQNTSIGTLGYMPPEMMNEHEAYPQSDFFSLGRTFVRLLSGKHPSDFTQELQTQKLFWRNEVKSFSKRLLNLIDFLMEPDWQNRPKNTQKILLYMFDFLMVPAANNNYKNTNIVGSKRVKPSKDKLINSGLLIFSIVLNFILICLLIKVDYLRHVVVLLMFVVVSILLISLVFPLKFPLFIKIVYKLLLSRKI, encoded by the coding sequence CTGTTTCAGCAAGAAGTAGAAGTGTTGAAGCAGCTCAATCATCCAGGAATTCCCCGAGTTGAGCCAGATAGCTACTTCCGTTTTGTGCCTAATAAAAATAACCAAGACGACTTCTTACACTGCTTGGTGATGGAGAAGATTGATGGACTAACGTTGGAAGATTGGCTGCGACAGAACAATCAACTAATTACTGAAGCACAGGCAATTGACTGGCTAAAACAACTGATAGTAATACTTAATGAAATCCATCCCAAGTATTTACATAGGGATATTAAACCTGATAACATCATGGTCAGACCCAATGGACAACTGGTATTAATTGACTTTGGCGCAGTTAAAGCACTAACCCAAAAATACATTATTCAACAACAACAAATTACTTCGCAAAATACCAGTATTGGAACCCTAGGATATATGCCGCCAGAGATGATGAATGAACATGAAGCTTATCCACAATCTGATTTTTTTTCCTTAGGTCGTACCTTTGTGCGGTTGCTCAGTGGTAAACACCCTAGTGATTTTACACAAGAGTTACAAACTCAAAAGTTGTTCTGGCGAAATGAAGTGAAATCTTTTTCGAAAAGACTGTTGAACTTAATAGATTTTCTAATGGAACCGGATTGGCAAAATCGTCCCAAAAATACCCAGAAAATTCTGTTATATATGTTCGATTTTCTGATGGTTCCGGCTGCAAATAATAATTATAAGAATACCAATATTGTAGGAAGTAAAAGGGTTAAGCCTAGCAAGGATAAGTTGATTAATTCAGGATTATTAATTTTTAGCATTGTCCTCAACTTCATTTTAATTTGTTTACTTATTAAAGTAGACTATCTAAGGCATGTTGTAGTTTTGTTAATGTTTGTAGTCGTCAGTATCCTGTTAATCTCACTAGTATTTCCTTTAAAATTTCCTTTATTCATTAAAATAGTATACAAGCTGTTACTGTCTAGGAAAATATAG
- a CDS encoding efflux RND transporter periplasmic adaptor subunit → MNNNSAGHQTSLTREQTDRLDKSPPAVEQEQIFPSLTVNEREKTLSLNKFGLLQSGTILLLSGFCIFLLSPPGSNWRLNLSKLNASQANQESKPQASFSGNILPVETISIKSVDSYQLLRSYTGSLVTRRSSELGFERSGKLVRLTVDEGDWVKASTPLAYLDTRNLKAQQRELLANLAQQRAQLKELFAGPRSETIAAARASVRDLSSQLELARKKRSRREALYSEGAISREQLDEAASQTSVQQARLEEAKSQVDELLAGTRPERIEAQQASIQQLNARLASLEIELENSILKAPFSGTISARLFDEGTVVSPGQPILRLVEDGAIQARIGVPVTAADQLQLNSEQSLQIGQKTYPARVSSILPELDSSTRTLTVVLTLDPLAVREVSPGQVARWKLAETIPTAGYWLPTTALVQGVRGLWSCYVLGKSAESDLSGAENLFSVERRDVEILQTQSNRILVRGTLRPGDQVIVGGTHRLVPGQQVRSKTVAGVKVR, encoded by the coding sequence ATGAATAATAACTCAGCTGGCCATCAAACTAGTCTGACTCGAGAACAGACAGACAGATTGGATAAATCTCCTCCTGCTGTTGAGCAAGAGCAAATCTTCCCTTCGTTAACTGTCAACGAAAGGGAAAAAACCCTTTCACTCAATAAATTTGGCTTATTGCAGAGTGGGACTATCTTATTACTGTCTGGGTTCTGTATTTTTCTGCTCAGTCCCCCTGGATCTAACTGGCGCTTAAATTTATCCAAGCTTAATGCTAGCCAAGCCAATCAGGAATCAAAGCCTCAAGCTTCCTTTTCCGGCAATATCCTCCCGGTTGAGACAATCAGCATCAAGTCGGTAGATTCATACCAACTGTTGCGCTCCTACACTGGTTCCCTAGTCACCCGCCGCAGTAGCGAACTGGGCTTTGAGCGTTCTGGTAAATTAGTCCGCCTCACAGTGGATGAAGGAGACTGGGTTAAAGCTAGTACGCCCCTGGCTTACCTAGATACCAGGAATCTGAAAGCCCAACAGCGGGAATTACTGGCGAATCTTGCCCAACAGCGAGCCCAGCTCAAGGAACTCTTTGCTGGACCGCGTTCCGAAACGATTGCGGCAGCACGAGCTTCAGTGAGGGATTTGAGTTCCCAACTCGAACTCGCTCGCAAGAAACGCTCCCGACGGGAAGCTTTGTATAGCGAAGGGGCAATTTCTCGTGAGCAACTCGATGAGGCAGCTAGTCAAACCAGTGTCCAACAAGCTCGCCTTGAGGAAGCCAAAAGCCAGGTAGATGAGCTACTAGCTGGAACACGCCCCGAACGCATTGAAGCCCAACAAGCATCCATCCAACAACTGAATGCCAGACTAGCCAGTCTCGAAATTGAACTGGAAAACAGTATCCTGAAAGCCCCTTTTTCTGGCACCATCTCTGCCCGCCTTTTTGACGAAGGAACTGTAGTCTCCCCTGGTCAGCCCATCCTTCGCTTAGTGGAGGATGGTGCAATTCAAGCCCGGATTGGTGTGCCCGTAACCGCCGCTGACCAACTCCAACTCAACAGCGAGCAATCGTTGCAAATCGGACAGAAGACTTATCCAGCCAGAGTTTCCTCAATTCTGCCCGAACTAGACTCTAGCACCCGTACCTTAACCGTTGTCCTCACCCTGGATCCCTTGGCCGTCAGGGAAGTGTCCCCTGGACAGGTAGCGAGGTGGAAATTAGCTGAAACTATTCCTACTGCTGGTTACTGGCTACCCACCACCGCTCTAGTGCAAGGAGTACGTGGTTTGTGGTCTTGCTACGTCTTGGGGAAATCGGCTGAATCGGATCTTTCCGGTGCAGAGAACCTCTTCAGTGTCGAACGGCGGGATGTGGAAATTTTGCAGACACAGAGTAACCGCATTCTGGTTCGTGGTACCCTCCGACCAGGGGATCAAGTCATCGTCGGCGGAACCCATCGCCTTGTGCCTGGACAACAGGTGCGCTCAAAAACCGTTGCTGGGGTCAAAGTGCGATAG